In the Lepus europaeus isolate LE1 chromosome 18, mLepTim1.pri, whole genome shotgun sequence genome, one interval contains:
- the LOC133777207 gene encoding CMRF35-like molecule 6 isoform X1, whose protein sequence is MAAGDTCAGDTPSRRRAVWLLLLLFQGCFCLSGPGTVRGTEGGSLSVQCRYEEEHRARAKFWCRHRCWPGREIVKTNPPEVEARSGRVSIRDHPANLTFTVTLENLSSKDEGRYLCGVGEPWGMDIFFRVTVLVFPAPTTALSYVGSTVPVMTRPAHTGEKPPDPSPHPRSLLGSVHGLLLVFLKLPLLLAMLAAVLWVNRPQRGPGRGQVS, encoded by the exons ATGGCTGCCGGTGACACCTGTGCTGGAGACACGCCCTCCAGGCGCAGGGCTGTGTGgctgctcctcctgctcttccAAG GCTGTTTCTGTCTGAGCGGCCCCGGCACTGTGCGAGGCACCGAGGGGGGATCCCTGAGCGTGCAGTGTCGCTACGAGGAAGAACACAGAGCTCGGGCCAAATTCTGGTGCCGTCACCGGTGTTGGCCAGGGCGGGAGATCGTGAAGACGAATCCGCCAGAGGTAGAAGCGCGGAGCGGCCGAGTGTCCATCAGGGACCATCCTGCAAACCTCACCTTCACCGTGACCTTGGAGAACCTCAGCAGCAAGGATGAAGGCAGATACCTCTGTGGGGTCGGTGAGCCATGGGGGATGGACATCTTCTTCCGGGTGACGGTGCTCGTTTTCCCAG CCCCGACCACAGCCCTCAGCTATGTAGGCTCGACAGTCCCTGTGATGACCCGGCCAGCACACACCGGAGAGAAgccccctgaccccagcccacaCCCTCG GTCCCTGCTCGGCAGCGTCCACGGCCTGCTGCTGGTCTTCCTGAAGCTGCCCCTGCTCCTGGCCATGCTGGCTGCTGTCCTGTGGGTGAACCGGCCACAGCGGGGCCCTGGGCGAGGCCAAGTCAGCTGA
- the LOC133777207 gene encoding CMRF35-like molecule 6 isoform X2 → MAAGDTCAGDTPSRRRAVWLLLLLFQGCFCLSGPGTVRGTEGGSLSVQCRYEEEHRARAKFWCRHRCWPGREIVKTNPPEVEARSGRVSIRDHPANLTFTVTLENLSSKDEGRYLCGVAPTTALSYVGSTVPVMTRPAHTGEKPPDPSPHPRSLLGSVHGLLLVFLKLPLLLAMLAAVLWVNRPQRGPGRGQVS, encoded by the exons ATGGCTGCCGGTGACACCTGTGCTGGAGACACGCCCTCCAGGCGCAGGGCTGTGTGgctgctcctcctgctcttccAAG GCTGTTTCTGTCTGAGCGGCCCCGGCACTGTGCGAGGCACCGAGGGGGGATCCCTGAGCGTGCAGTGTCGCTACGAGGAAGAACACAGAGCTCGGGCCAAATTCTGGTGCCGTCACCGGTGTTGGCCAGGGCGGGAGATCGTGAAGACGAATCCGCCAGAGGTAGAAGCGCGGAGCGGCCGAGTGTCCATCAGGGACCATCCTGCAAACCTCACCTTCACCGTGACCTTGGAGAACCTCAGCAGCAAGGATGAAGGCAGATACCTCTGTGGGGTCG CCCCGACCACAGCCCTCAGCTATGTAGGCTCGACAGTCCCTGTGATGACCCGGCCAGCACACACCGGAGAGAAgccccctgaccccagcccacaCCCTCG GTCCCTGCTCGGCAGCGTCCACGGCCTGCTGCTGGTCTTCCTGAAGCTGCCCCTGCTCCTGGCCATGCTGGCTGCTGTCCTGTGGGTGAACCGGCCACAGCGGGGCCCTGGGCGAGGCCAAGTCAGCTGA
- the LOC133776906 gene encoding CMRF35-like molecule 6 translates to MAAGDTCAGDTPSRRRAVWLSPALLLLLVQGCFCLSGPSTVRGTEGGSLSVQCRYAEKHRALAKFWCSLPCWPGKEIVRTKPPEVEARSGRVSIRDHPANLTFTVTLENLSSEDAGTYQCGVDEPLRLDTNFLVTVFVSPAPTTALSYVGSTVPVMTRPAHTGEKPPDPSPHPRSLLSSVHGLLLVFLKLPLLLAMLAAVLWAQGCVAVSIAAPPARPRHPCLQGGEIVRTKPPEVEARSGRVSIRDHPANLTFTVTLENLSGKDAGTYQCGVDEPWKQEKIFLLVFVSPAPTTALSYVGSTVPVMTRPAHTGEKPPDPSPHPWSLLGSVHGLLLVFLKLPLLLAMLAAVLWVNRPQRGPGRGQVS, encoded by the exons ATGGCTGCCGGTGACACCTGTGCTGGAGACACGCCCTCCAGGCGCAGGGCTGTGTGGCTGTCTCCTGCGCTGCTCCTCCTGCTTGTTCAAG GCTGTTTCTGTCTGAGCGGCCCCAGCACTGTGCGAGGCACCGAGGGGGGATCCCTGAGTGTGCAGTGTCGCTACGCGGAAAAGCACAGAGCTCTGGCCAAATTCTGGTGTAGTCTCCCGTGTTGGCCAGGGAAGGAGATCGTGAGGACGAAACCGCCAGAGGTAGAAGCGCGGAGCGGCCGAGTGTCCATCAGGGACCATCCTGCAAACCTCACCTTCACCGTGACCTTGGAGAACCTCAGCAGTGAGGACGCGGGCACATACCAGTGTGGAGTGGATGAGCCATTGAGGCTAGACACCAACTTCCTGGTGACGGTGTTCGTGTCCCCGG CCCCGACCACAGCCCTCAGCTATGTAGGCTCGACAGTCCCTGTGATGACCCGGCCAGCACACACCGGAGAGAAgccccctgaccccagcccacaCCCTCG GTCCCTGCTCAGCAGCGTCCACGGCCTGCTGCTGGTCTTCCTGAAGCTGCCCCTGCTCCTGGCCATGCTGGCTGCTGTCCTGTGG GCGCAGGGCTGTGTGGCTGTCTCCATTGCTGCTCCTCCTGCTCGTCCAAG GCACCCATGTTTGCAAGGGGGGGAGATCGTGAGGACGAAACCGCCAGAGGTAGAAGCGCGGAGCGGCCGAGTGTCCATCAGGGACCATCCTGCAAACCTCACCTTCACCGTGACCTTGGAGAACCTCAGCGGGAAGGACGCGGGCACATACCAGTGTGGAGTGGATGAGCCATGGAAGCAGGAGAAAATCTTTCTGTTGGTTTTCGTGTCCCCGG CCCCGACCACAGCCCTCAGCTATGTAGGCTCGACAGTCCCTGTGATGACCCGGCCAGCACACACCGGAGAGAAgccccctgaccccagcccacaCCCTTG GTCCCTGCTCGGCAGCGTCCACGGCCTGCTGCTGGTCTTCCTGAAGCTGCCCCTGCTCCTGGCCATGCTGGCTGCTGTCCTGTGGGTGAACCGGCCACAGCGGGGCCCTGGGCGAGGCCAAGTCAGCTGA
- the CD300C gene encoding LOW QUALITY PROTEIN: CMRF35-like molecule 6 (The sequence of the model RefSeq protein was modified relative to this genomic sequence to represent the inferred CDS: inserted 1 base in 1 codon), which produces MAAGDTCAGDTPSRRRAVWLSPALLLLLVQGCFCLSGPITVRGTEGGSLSVQCRYEEEQRTLAKFWCRHPCLQGGEIVRTKPPEVEARSGRVSIRDHPANLTFTVTLENLSGKDAGTYQCGVDEPWKQEKIFLLVFVSPAPTTVPSYVGSTVPVMTRPAHTGEKPPDPSPHPRSLLGSVHGLLLVFLKLPXLLAMLAAVLWVNRPQRGPGRGQVS; this is translated from the exons ATGGCTGCCGGTGACACCTGTGCTGGAGACACGCCCTCCAGGCGCAGGGCTGTGTGGCTGTCTCCTGCGCTGCTCCTCCTGCTTGTTCAAG GCTGTTTCTGTCTGAGCGGCCCCATCACTGTGAGAGGCACCGAGGGGGGATCCCTGAGCGTGCAGTGCAGATATGAGGAAGAACAGAGGACTCTGGCCAAATTCTGGTGCAGGCACCCATGTTTGCAAGGGGGGGAGATCGTGAGGACGAAACCGCCAGAGGTAGAAGCGCGGAGCGGCCGAGTGTCCATCAGGGACCATCCTGCAAACCTCACCTTCACCGTGACCTTGGAGAACCTCAGCGGGAAGGACGCGGGCACATACCAGTGTGGAGTGGATGAGCCATGGAAGCAGGAGAAAATCTTTCTGTTGGTTTTCGTGTCCCCGG CCCCGACCACAGTCCCCAGCTACGTAGGCTCGACAGTCCCTGTGATGACCCGGCCAGCACACACCGGAGAGAAgccccctgaccccagcccacaCCCTCG GTCCCTGCTCGGCAGCGTCCACGGCCTGCTGCTGGTCTTCCTGAAGCTGC CGCTCCTGGCCATGCTGGCTGCTGTCCTGTGGGTGAACCGGCCACAGCGGGGCCCTGGGCGAGGCCAAGTCAGCTGA